From a region of the Deltaproteobacteria bacterium genome:
- a CDS encoding CoB--CoM heterodisulfide reductase iron-sulfur subunit A family protein, with translation MGREGGSRPGAPFIARVMIIGGGIAGMTAAIDLGNAGYETVLVDRLPSIGGRMLQLSETFPTLDCAQCTLTPKTVETGQHPNIRLRTYCEIEKVEGGIGHFTVTLRRKIAYVDWEKCTGCGLCQEKCPKKVPSAFDRGIGLGKAIYTLSPQAVPNKPVIDPEACRYLTEGKCRVCEKVCPAHAIDYEQKEAFFTEEVGAIIVATGFDLYPLRGIGEYGSGEIPDVIDGLAFERLLSASGPTTGEIRRPSDGRTPKELVFIQCTASRDPERYMAYCSRVCCMYTAKHARLYKHKVPDGRAYIFYMDIRSTGKGYEEFVQQAVEEEGICYLRGRVSRLFQDGDRIMVWGVDTLTGRKVEIAADMVVLATAIIPSEGSRELARKLHLEIDGNGFFTETNWKLHPVETGTPGIYLAGCNVGPKDIADTVAQGSAAASKVQALLSRGGNRVSPGSDG, from the coding sequence TTGGGAAGAGAAGGAGGATCCCGCCCAGGCGCGCCGTTCATTGCCCGGGTGATGATCATCGGTGGGGGTATCGCGGGTATGACGGCCGCCATTGATCTCGGCAATGCCGGTTACGAGACCGTGCTGGTCGATCGGCTTCCCTCGATAGGCGGGCGGATGCTCCAGCTCTCAGAGACATTTCCCACTCTGGACTGCGCCCAGTGCACACTTACTCCAAAGACGGTCGAGACCGGCCAGCATCCCAACATAAGGCTCAGGACGTATTGCGAGATCGAAAAAGTCGAGGGTGGGATCGGGCATTTCACGGTGACCCTCAGGCGGAAGATAGCCTACGTGGATTGGGAGAAGTGTACGGGCTGTGGCCTCTGCCAGGAGAAGTGCCCGAAAAAGGTTCCTTCGGCATTTGACCGAGGGATAGGGCTTGGAAAAGCCATCTACACCCTCTCTCCCCAGGCGGTTCCCAACAAACCGGTCATCGATCCTGAAGCCTGCCGGTATCTTACGGAAGGCAAGTGCAGGGTCTGCGAGAAGGTCTGCCCCGCCCATGCGATCGACTACGAACAGAAGGAGGCCTTTTTCACGGAAGAGGTGGGGGCCATCATTGTGGCCACTGGATTCGATCTCTATCCGCTGAGGGGGATTGGGGAGTATGGTTCCGGAGAGATTCCCGATGTCATCGACGGGCTTGCCTTCGAGAGGCTGCTGTCGGCTTCCGGCCCGACAACTGGCGAAATCAGGCGTCCTTCGGACGGACGGACTCCAAAGGAACTTGTCTTCATCCAGTGTACTGCTTCAAGGGATCCTGAAAGGTACATGGCCTACTGCTCGAGGGTCTGCTGCATGTATACGGCCAAACACGCCAGGCTGTATAAACACAAAGTCCCTGATGGAAGGGCCTATATATTCTACATGGACATCCGTTCCACAGGAAAGGGGTATGAGGAGTTCGTCCAGCAGGCTGTGGAGGAGGAGGGGATCTGTTACCTGAGGGGACGGGTTTCCAGGCTCTTTCAGGACGGAGACCGGATCATGGTCTGGGGGGTGGATACCCTGACAGGAAGGAAGGTGGAGATCGCCGCTGACATGGTAGTCCTGGCTACGGCCATAATTCCAAGCGAGGGTTCGCGGGAACTGGCTCGGAAGCTCCACCTGGAGATAGACGGCAACGGATTTTTCACGGAGACGAACTGGAAGCTCCACCCGGTGGAGACGGGTACCCCGGGGATCTATCTCGCTGGTTGCAACGTGGGTCCCAAGGATATTGCCGACACAGTGGCGCAGGGGAGTGCCGCTGCCAGTAAGGTTCAGGCCCTCCTGTCGAGAGGTGGAAACAGGGTGTCACCAGGGTCTGATGGTTAG
- a CDS encoding Fe-S-containing hydro-lyase: protein MTEPIRLTPPLEDRDLENLRIGDSILLSGVLYTARDAAHKRMIDLLDRGEGLPFDIRGQVIYYVGPSPARPGRVVGAAGPTTSYRMDDYSPRLMERGLKGMIGKGIRSKEVIEAMVRYHCVYMAAVGGAGALLSKCIKKAEVIAYEDLGPEAVRRLEVEDFPVILVNDIRGNDLYQEGMKRYER from the coding sequence ATGACTGAGCCCATAAGACTCACACCGCCATTGGAGGACCGGGACCTGGAGAATCTGAGAATCGGGGATTCGATTCTTTTGAGTGGAGTTCTGTACACGGCAAGAGACGCAGCTCATAAGAGGATGATCGATCTACTGGACCGGGGGGAGGGGCTTCCCTTTGACATTCGCGGACAGGTTATCTACTATGTCGGGCCGAGTCCCGCCAGACCAGGGCGCGTGGTTGGAGCGGCAGGTCCCACAACGAGTTACCGGATGGACGACTACAGCCCTCGCCTCATGGAGCGGGGGCTCAAGGGCATGATAGGCAAGGGAATCCGCTCCAAAGAAGTGATCGAGGCAATGGTGCGTTACCACTGTGTCTATATGGCCGCCGTGGGGGGCGCAGGGGCCCTGCTCTCCAAGTGCATCAAGAAGGCGGAGGTCATCGCCTACGAGGATCTGGGGCCTGAGGCCGTGAGGCGGCTGGAGGTGGAGGATTTCCCGGTCATCCTCGTCAATGATATTCGGGGCAACGACCTCTACCAAGAGGGGATGAAGAGGTACGAGAGGTAG
- a CDS encoding CoB--CoM heterodisulfide reductase iron-sulfur subunit A family protein, giving the protein MKRLGVFVCHCGVNIAGTVDVKKVAHRMGMEKDVVHSTDYIYMCSDPGQQLIRDAIREQGLDGVIVACCSPNMHENTFRKAVQSEGLNPYQCEIANIREQCSWVHQKEKEKATEKAEQIIAAVLQKVRGNLDLEAIRVPVNKRVLVVGGGITGITAALDLAEGGYRVVLVDRLPSAGGRMLQLAETFPHLEDATSILAVRLKDIEKNPLIRLETYAEIEETKGYVGNFHVRIRRNPRYVDLERCSGCGRCLEVCPVEVPSLFDRGLASRKAVYFWGERGVPHKPVIDGEACLHFQDATCRACAEICPDKAIRFDQEPLFIEEDVGAIVMATGYDLFPLAEIGEYGYGRIPDVIDGLAFERMLSPDGPTGGQIRRPSDGKIPREVVFIKCVASRDPERYMPYCSRVCCMYTAKHAMLYKRKVKDGQAYVFYMDIRTDSKGYEEFFQETVEQEKPLYLRGRVARVFQDGEKIRVWGTDTLSNRKIELTVDMVVLATAMVPSRGVRDLAASLRATTDKYGFLTEAHIKLYPVESSTRGIYLAGCGQGPKDITDSVAQAGATAGKIQALLSAEKLVQDPLVASVDENVCSGCGICVEVCPYEAREIDSYRRIAMVHEALCQGCGACVASCPNNACELKNSTSVQVGGMIETFAG; this is encoded by the coding sequence ATGAAAAGGCTGGGCGTTTTTGTCTGCCACTGTGGCGTCAATATCGCCGGTACGGTCGACGTCAAAAAGGTGGCCCACCGGATGGGAATGGAGAAGGACGTGGTCCACAGTACGGACTATATCTACATGTGCTCGGATCCCGGCCAACAGTTGATCAGAGATGCCATCCGAGAGCAGGGGCTTGATGGAGTGATTGTGGCGTGTTGTTCGCCGAACATGCATGAGAACACCTTCCGAAAAGCCGTTCAGTCCGAGGGGCTCAATCCCTATCAGTGTGAGATTGCCAATATCCGGGAGCAATGCAGCTGGGTGCATCAAAAGGAGAAAGAGAAGGCAACAGAGAAGGCAGAGCAGATCATCGCCGCGGTTCTCCAAAAGGTGAGGGGAAACCTGGACCTGGAGGCGATCCGGGTACCGGTCAACAAAAGGGTTTTGGTGGTTGGCGGGGGGATCACGGGAATCACGGCAGCCCTCGACCTGGCCGAGGGGGGATACCGTGTAGTGCTTGTGGACCGCCTTCCCTCTGCCGGCGGGCGCATGTTGCAGCTTGCCGAGACTTTTCCACATCTGGAAGATGCCACGAGTATCCTCGCGGTGAGGTTGAAAGATATCGAGAAGAATCCCCTTATCCGTCTGGAAACCTACGCAGAAATCGAAGAAACCAAGGGCTACGTTGGGAATTTCCATGTAAGGATTCGGAGGAACCCCCGGTACGTGGATCTGGAGAGATGTTCGGGCTGTGGCCGGTGTCTGGAGGTATGCCCGGTTGAGGTTCCATCTCTGTTTGATAGGGGACTGGCCAGCCGGAAGGCCGTATATTTTTGGGGGGAGAGGGGGGTCCCTCACAAGCCGGTCATCGATGGGGAGGCGTGTCTACACTTCCAGGACGCTACATGCCGGGCATGTGCCGAGATCTGTCCCGACAAAGCGATCAGATTTGACCAGGAGCCCCTATTCATCGAAGAAGACGTGGGGGCCATCGTGATGGCCACAGGTTATGATCTGTTCCCCCTGGCAGAGATCGGGGAATACGGTTACGGGAGGATCCCCGATGTGATTGACGGCCTTGCCTTCGAACGGATGCTCAGCCCGGATGGCCCTACTGGCGGCCAGATCCGGAGGCCGTCTGACGGAAAGATCCCCAGGGAGGTTGTATTTATCAAATGTGTTGCCTCGAGAGACCCGGAGCGGTATATGCCGTATTGCTCCCGAGTCTGTTGCATGTATACTGCCAAGCACGCCATGCTCTACAAGAGGAAGGTCAAAGACGGCCAGGCTTACGTCTTCTACATGGACATCCGGACCGACAGCAAGGGGTATGAGGAGTTTTTCCAGGAAACGGTAGAGCAGGAGAAGCCGCTATACCTGCGGGGGAGAGTCGCCCGGGTCTTCCAGGATGGAGAGAAGATCAGGGTCTGGGGGACCGACACCCTGTCCAACCGGAAGATCGAACTAACGGTGGATATGGTGGTTCTGGCCACCGCCATGGTTCCGAGCCGTGGGGTGAGGGATCTGGCCGCCAGCCTGAGGGCAACCACCGACAAGTACGGGTTCCTGACGGAAGCTCACATCAAGCTCTATCCCGTGGAGAGCTCCACACGGGGCATCTACCTGGCGGGTTGTGGACAGGGTCCCAAGGATATTACAGACAGTGTTGCTCAAGCCGGCGCGACTGCAGGCAAGATCCAGGCCCTTCTTTCAGCGGAGAAGCTGGTTCAAGATCCCCTGGTTGCCTCTGTTGACGAAAACGTGTGCAGCGGGTGCGGTATCTGTGTCGAGGTCTGTCCCTATGAGGCCAGGGAGATCGATTCCTATCGCAGGATCGCAATGGTTCATGAGGCCCTTTGTCAGGGATGCGGTGCCTGTGTCGCCTCGTGCCCGAACAACGCCTGTGAACTCAAGAATTCGACGTCTGTTCAGGTTGGGGGGATGATCGAGACATTTGCCGGCTGA
- the mdh gene encoding malate dehydrogenase translates to MKKVGIIGSGNVGTNAAFYIAEKRVANVHLIDVVEGLAEGKALDLMEAAPIRGYDVEIRGSSSPEDLTGSDVVVVAAGKVRLPGMKREDVLEENAGIVAPICREITRWAPESIVVVVTEPVDTMTHLVLKQTGFDPRRVMGVAGVLDGVRLRYFIARKLGISPLDVTAMVLAGHHDYMVPVFEYCRVAGIPVKDLLSEKELGELQKSVRNAGGEIVSHLKTGSAFDAAAASVAEMVEVIVRDKKRILSAPAYVQGEYGIEGICLGVPILLGARGIERIFELELTDEETAALKVSASVLEGMQREFLTSLGLN, encoded by the coding sequence ATGAAGAAAGTCGGTATTATCGGAAGCGGGAACGTGGGCACTAATGCGGCCTTCTATATAGCCGAGAAGCGTGTGGCCAACGTGCATCTCATCGATGTGGTGGAGGGCCTGGCCGAGGGCAAGGCACTGGACCTGATGGAGGCCGCACCGATCAGGGGTTATGACGTCGAGATTCGAGGGAGTTCGTCACCAGAGGATCTGACCGGATCGGACGTGGTGGTCGTAGCGGCGGGAAAGGTGAGACTGCCCGGGATGAAGAGGGAGGATGTCCTTGAGGAGAATGCGGGAATCGTGGCCCCCATCTGCCGGGAGATCACCCGGTGGGCCCCGGAGTCGATTGTGGTCGTGGTCACAGAGCCGGTGGATACCATGACCCATCTGGTACTGAAACAGACGGGATTCGACCCGCGCAGGGTGATGGGAGTTGCAGGGGTTCTTGACGGTGTCCGGCTTCGCTACTTTATTGCACGGAAACTGGGGATCTCGCCTCTCGACGTGACAGCCATGGTCCTGGCCGGGCACCACGACTACATGGTTCCCGTCTTTGAATACTGCCGTGTGGCGGGGATTCCGGTAAAAGATCTCTTGTCCGAGAAGGAGTTGGGGGAGCTCCAGAAGTCGGTGCGCAACGCAGGAGGGGAGATCGTATCCCACCTGAAGACCGGTAGCGCCTTCGATGCCGCGGCTGCGAGTGTTGCGGAGATGGTGGAGGTAATCGTTCGTGACAAAAAGAGGATCCTCTCTGCGCCCGCCTATGTGCAGGGAGAATATGGAATAGAGGGGATTTGTCTGGGTGTCCCGATTCTCCTGGGAGCCCGAGGGATCGAACGGATTTTCGAACTGGAACTGACCGACGAAGAGACGGCCGCCTTGAAGGTTTCCGCCTCGGTGCTCGAAGGGATGCAGAGGGAGTTTCTCACCAGTCTGGGTTTGAATTAG
- a CDS encoding CoB--CoM heterodisulfide reductase iron-sulfur subunit B family protein: MQLSYYPGCTSHSTAAEYGMSTEAVLRALGVELLEIEDWNCCGAAAAHTLSRLLSLALPARNIAKTQERELPLVVPCAGCFNNLKKAEAVLKTGGELARQIEELVGFRYEESTDILALIDVVVNRIGLDRVRQKVVRPLTGLRVAAYYGCALVRNPKITHLDDPENPMYIDRIVEVLGATPVEWSYKTECCGADLALTHGERVAEMVTRIIEMAREAGADCLACSCGLCQANLEMRQKSEAEGLPVYYFTELMGLAMGLEGQKRWWSKHVVDSTRLLRKLKLI, from the coding sequence TTGCAATTGTCCTATTATCCAGGCTGTACGAGCCATTCCACTGCGGCTGAGTACGGCATGTCGACCGAGGCCGTCCTGCGAGCCCTGGGAGTGGAACTGCTGGAGATCGAGGATTGGAACTGTTGTGGTGCTGCGGCCGCTCACACCCTCAGCCGCCTCCTCTCCCTCGCCTTGCCGGCGAGGAACATCGCAAAGACTCAGGAGAGGGAACTTCCCCTGGTTGTCCCTTGCGCGGGCTGCTTCAACAATCTGAAGAAAGCAGAAGCAGTCTTGAAAACAGGAGGGGAGCTGGCCCGGCAGATCGAAGAACTGGTGGGCTTTAGATACGAGGAGTCGACAGACATACTCGCCCTCATCGATGTGGTGGTAAACCGGATAGGTCTGGACAGGGTCAGGCAGAAGGTGGTAAGGCCCCTTACCGGGCTGAGGGTTGCCGCCTATTACGGCTGCGCCCTGGTACGGAACCCGAAGATCACTCATCTTGACGATCCGGAAAACCCCATGTACATAGATCGCATAGTGGAAGTCCTGGGGGCCACTCCTGTGGAGTGGTCTTACAAGACCGAGTGTTGCGGTGCGGATCTGGCTCTGACCCACGGTGAGAGAGTCGCAGAAATGGTCACTCGTATCATAGAGATGGCCCGGGAGGCTGGAGCGGATTGTCTTGCCTGCTCCTGTGGACTGTGTCAGGCCAATCTGGAGATGAGGCAGAAATCGGAGGCGGAGGGGCTCCCGGTTTACTATTTCACTGAGCTGATGGGCCTTGCCATGGGTCTTGAAGGCCAGAAGAGGTGGTGGAGCAAGCATGTTGTCGATTCAACCCGACTGTTACGAAAGCTGAAGCTCATCTAG
- a CDS encoding CoB--CoM heterodisulfide reductase iron-sulfur subunit B family protein, which yields MDYLYFPGCTLYTKAKNLDRAAREAARVVGFELHELSNWTCCGAAFPLATDNIMALLPPSRILANAMKEGENLTTLCSVCFNVLRRTLHLLESDPEKREKIFDFIEMEYREGFHLVHYLEILRDEIGFENVKKKVERDLKGLRVAPFYGCMLLRPSEEMRFDDKENPSIFENLVESIGCKAVDFPYKIECCGSFQAVGAPEVATECGHAILSSALKNGAEAVTTTCPLCQFNLDTKQREMKEKYPDFPGLPVLYFSQLMGLSLGLPVETLDFGRNDVDPVPLLEGRGIL from the coding sequence ATGGACTATCTCTACTTTCCCGGTTGTACCCTTTACACGAAGGCCAAGAATCTCGACAGGGCTGCCCGTGAAGCAGCCAGGGTCGTTGGTTTTGAACTCCACGAACTCTCAAACTGGACGTGCTGCGGAGCTGCCTTTCCCCTTGCGACGGACAATATCATGGCTCTGCTTCCTCCCTCTCGTATACTGGCCAATGCTATGAAGGAAGGAGAGAATCTGACCACCCTTTGTTCTGTCTGCTTCAATGTTCTGAGACGGACCCTTCATCTCCTGGAGTCAGACCCAGAAAAACGGGAGAAGATCTTTGATTTTATCGAGATGGAATACCGTGAGGGATTTCATCTAGTCCACTACCTCGAGATCCTGAGGGATGAAATCGGCTTTGAAAATGTAAAGAAGAAGGTGGAACGGGATCTCAAGGGGCTGAGAGTTGCTCCCTTCTACGGTTGTATGCTCCTCCGCCCTTCCGAGGAGATGAGATTCGACGACAAGGAGAATCCCTCGATCTTCGAGAATCTCGTCGAGAGTATTGGATGTAAGGCCGTTGATTTTCCCTACAAGATCGAGTGCTGCGGTTCTTTTCAAGCGGTTGGGGCGCCCGAGGTGGCCACCGAGTGCGGCCATGCGATCCTCTCTTCTGCACTCAAGAACGGGGCTGAAGCCGTGACCACCACGTGCCCTCTCTGTCAATTCAACCTCGATACGAAGCAGAGGGAGATGAAAGAGAAATACCCGGACTTTCCCGGACTTCCGGTCCTCTACTTTTCCCAGCTCATGGGCCTCTCCCTCGGTCTTCCGGTGGAGACCCTGGATTTTGGGAGAAACGATGTGGATCCCGTGCCCCTTCTTGAGGGAAGAGGGATTCTGTAG
- a CDS encoding LacI family DNA-binding transcriptional regulator, whose translation MEPKPTIKDIARLARVSHTTVSRALNDRPRVSRRTRDRILAIAKKLNYRPNVAARSLKVRRTKTLGLVITTIINPFYPELAQGIENTAREMGYNIILCSTNYDIDLELRHIEMLRSKGVDGIIFTSTHIHDPNIEGLVEEGFPIILVNRKTYDESIGNRVDYVVIENSRGAFMAVEHLIRMGHRRIGIITGLRQSSASWERLEGVERAMTEYGVELDPDLVVEGDFLKASGGRAAKRFSRMKVPPTAVFAVNDYMALGAMEGFMEEGLRIPHDMALVGFNDIEISRMRNIELTTVGQKTYEMGSIAVRTLVEKIEGEAQGLVRQIILEPELLIRKSCGYFLSGYKREALRHGVLAPERPYP comes from the coding sequence ATGGAGCCGAAGCCGACCATTAAGGACATTGCCCGTCTTGCCAGGGTATCCCACACAACGGTTTCCAGGGCCCTTAACGACAGGCCCCGGGTCAGCCGAAGAACCAGGGATCGGATCCTGGCGATCGCAAAGAAGCTGAACTACCGGCCCAATGTGGCTGCCAGGAGTCTCAAGGTTCGAAGGACCAAGACGCTGGGGCTTGTAATCACAACGATCATCAATCCCTTTTACCCGGAATTGGCCCAGGGGATCGAAAATACCGCCAGGGAGATGGGGTACAATATCATTCTCTGTTCTACCAACTACGACATCGATCTCGAGCTGAGGCATATCGAGATGCTGAGAAGCAAGGGAGTGGATGGCATCATATTCACCTCGACCCATATTCACGACCCAAACATCGAGGGTCTGGTGGAGGAGGGATTTCCCATCATCCTCGTGAATCGGAAGACCTACGACGAGTCGATTGGTAACCGAGTCGATTACGTTGTCATCGAGAACTCTAGGGGAGCCTTCATGGCCGTGGAACACTTGATCAGGATGGGACACAGGAGGATCGGGATCATCACCGGGCTCCGTCAATCCTCCGCATCGTGGGAAAGGCTGGAGGGAGTCGAGAGAGCCATGACAGAGTATGGGGTGGAGCTTGATCCTGATCTGGTTGTCGAGGGGGATTTTCTCAAGGCTTCGGGTGGGAGGGCTGCCAAGAGATTCTCCAGAATGAAGGTGCCACCCACTGCGGTTTTCGCGGTGAACGACTACATGGCTCTCGGAGCCATGGAGGGATTCATGGAGGAGGGCTTGCGCATCCCCCATGACATGGCCCTGGTGGGGTTCAATGATATCGAGATCAGCAGGATGAGAAACATCGAACTCACCACGGTGGGTCAGAAGACATATGAAATGGGATCGATCGCGGTGAGAACCCTCGTGGAGAAGATCGAGGGGGAGGCGCAGGGCCTTGTCAGGCAGATTATTCTCGAGCCTGAACTGCTCATCCGGAAGTCTTGCGGTTATTTCCTCAGCGGGTACAAGAGAGAGGCCTTGAGGCATGGGGTTCTGGCTCCTGAGCGGCCCTACCCGTGA
- the mdh gene encoding malate dehydrogenase yields MNKVSVIGSGNVGATTVKYLAEKGVADLVMIDVVEGMPIGKALDFVQSGPIRGYDVEITGSNDFASMRGSDVVVVTAGLPRKPGMSREDLLLKNASIMTSVSEKVALYAPNCVLIVVTNPLDVMCYVALKVTGFGLKKVVGMAGVLDSTRFCYFIAEELGVDPLDVTALVLGGHGDQMVPLPRYTAVSGVPVTQLLPRETIERLAERTRKGGAEIVSLLKKGSAFYAPAASVSEMVEAVVRDTKRILPCSAYLRGEYGLEDVYVGVPVKLGRDGVESIIELALTEEEMDALRASALVVRRNIEIWEKARRSGEIGEAV; encoded by the coding sequence ATGAACAAGGTGAGTGTCATAGGGAGTGGAAACGTGGGGGCAACTACGGTAAAGTACCTGGCGGAGAAGGGGGTGGCAGATCTGGTCATGATCGATGTCGTCGAGGGAATGCCCATAGGAAAGGCCCTCGATTTTGTCCAGTCAGGACCGATTCGTGGATACGATGTCGAGATCACGGGGAGCAATGACTTTGCCAGCATGAGAGGGTCGGATGTCGTGGTAGTCACGGCCGGGCTACCGAGAAAACCCGGGATGAGCCGGGAGGATCTGCTGCTCAAGAACGCCTCCATCATGACCAGTGTGAGCGAGAAGGTGGCTCTCTACGCTCCCAACTGCGTCCTCATCGTGGTGACCAACCCTCTTGATGTGATGTGTTACGTGGCGCTGAAGGTGACGGGCTTTGGACTGAAGAAGGTTGTGGGGATGGCCGGGGTCTTGGATTCGACGAGGTTTTGCTATTTCATTGCCGAGGAACTCGGGGTCGACCCCCTCGACGTAACCGCCCTTGTCTTGGGGGGCCACGGGGACCAGATGGTTCCCCTGCCGAGATACACGGCTGTTTCAGGAGTACCCGTCACGCAGCTCCTTCCCCGGGAGACCATCGAACGCCTCGCGGAGCGAACCCGCAAGGGAGGGGCGGAGATAGTGAGTCTCCTCAAAAAGGGGAGCGCTTTCTATGCGCCCGCGGCCTCGGTCTCTGAGATGGTGGAGGCGGTTGTTCGCGACACCAAGCGTATTCTCCCCTGTTCGGCCTATTTGAGGGGTGAGTACGGGCTGGAGGACGTCTATGTGGGGGTGCCGGTAAAACTCGGCAGGGACGGGGTGGAGTCGATTATCGAGCTGGCCCTGACAGAGGAAGAAATGGATGCCCTCCGCGCCTCGGCCCTTGTGGTAAGGCGGAACATCGAGATATGGGAGAAGGCGAGGCGTTCAGGGGAAATCGGGGAGGCGGTATGA
- a CDS encoding fumarate hydratase, with protein sequence MREIDVGLVARSIRDLCIAANYELDRDVLDAFERALEQEESPVARDILNQLRENARIAKEEMIPICQDTGYAVVFVELGQEVRIVGGNLDEAVQKGVRDGYREGFLRKSICHPFTRANTGDNTPAVVHLELVPGDRMRLIVLPKGGGSENMSGAQMLTPAVGMEGVKDYVVERVRMAGPNPCPPTVVGVGIGGTFETAALMAKKALLRPIGSRNQDPELAAMEEELLQRINRLGIGPQGLGGRTTSLAVHINMMPCHIASLPVAVNIQCHAHRHKEETL encoded by the coding sequence ATGAGGGAGATCGATGTGGGGCTGGTGGCCCGGAGTATAAGGGATCTCTGCATAGCAGCCAACTACGAGCTTGACAGAGATGTGCTCGATGCGTTTGAGAGAGCCCTGGAACAGGAGGAATCGCCTGTGGCCAGGGATATTCTGAATCAACTCAGAGAGAATGCTAGGATCGCCAAGGAGGAGATGATCCCCATCTGCCAGGATACGGGGTATGCGGTGGTCTTCGTGGAACTCGGCCAGGAAGTCCGAATCGTGGGAGGAAACCTCGACGAGGCGGTTCAAAAGGGTGTAAGGGATGGGTACCGGGAAGGATTCTTGAGGAAGTCCATCTGCCATCCCTTTACACGGGCAAACACAGGAGACAACACGCCGGCCGTCGTCCATCTGGAATTGGTTCCAGGTGACCGGATGAGGCTGATCGTGCTTCCCAAGGGGGGTGGAAGTGAAAACATGAGCGGTGCTCAGATGCTTACCCCTGCCGTGGGTATGGAAGGGGTAAAAGACTACGTGGTGGAGAGGGTGAGAATGGCAGGGCCCAATCCCTGCCCACCGACAGTCGTTGGCGTGGGTATTGGGGGGACCTTTGAAACTGCGGCGCTGATGGCAAAGAAGGCACTGCTCAGACCGATCGGGAGCCGGAACCAGGATCCTGAGCTGGCGGCGATGGAAGAGGAACTGCTTCAACGGATCAACCGGCTCGGTATCGGCCCCCAGGGTCTGGGAGGGCGAACCACCTCTCTGGCCGTTCACATAAACATGATGCCCTGCCATATTGCGAGCCTGCCTGTGGCTGTCAATATCCAGTGTCATGCCCACAGACACAAGGAAGAGACCCTTTAG
- a CDS encoding 4Fe-4S dicluster domain-containing protein, with protein sequence MEIDQSFAREVQERSGQNLQLCYQCLKCSVGCPTARYMDYTPNRLIRLVQYGRKERVLKSHALWLCVSCWTCGTRCPNEIDMGIIMDTLRQMAIEGGFVADRNVVLLHQEFVDSIRRLGRVHEATMLAFYKLRSHDFMTDLGPGLRLFLKGKIPLLPSRIRGVREIRSIFEKTYKPLKI encoded by the coding sequence ATGGAGATCGATCAATCCTTTGCCAGAGAGGTTCAGGAGCGGAGCGGCCAGAATCTGCAGCTCTGCTACCAGTGCTTGAAGTGTTCGGTGGGTTGTCCTACTGCGCGGTATATGGATTACACTCCGAACCGTTTGATCCGTCTGGTCCAGTATGGGCGGAAGGAGAGGGTGTTGAAGAGTCACGCCCTCTGGTTGTGCGTGTCGTGTTGGACCTGCGGGACCCGATGCCCCAACGAGATCGACATGGGGATTATCATGGATACTCTCAGGCAGATGGCCATTGAGGGCGGCTTTGTGGCGGACAGGAACGTGGTCCTCCTCCACCAGGAGTTTGTCGATTCGATCCGCCGGCTGGGGCGGGTCCACGAGGCCACCATGCTGGCTTTTTACAAGCTAAGAAGCCACGATTTCATGACCGATCTCGGCCCAGGACTAAGGCTTTTTCTAAAGGGGAAGATCCCCCTGCTTCCTTCCCGCATTCGGGGAGTCAGAGAAATCCGGAGTATTTTTGAGAAAACCTATAAGCCCCTGAAGATTTGA
- a CDS encoding 4Fe-4S dicluster domain-containing protein, whose protein sequence is MKIEISRGTVHDDLAQTVEAISGQNLFACYQCGNCTAGCPVSFAMDLGPHQVIRYTLLGLDSEVLASNTFWICASCLQCTSRCPKGLDIARIMEALRTVVLRKKERLDHLSMGDLTEEEIDRTPQIAFISGFRKFLS, encoded by the coding sequence ATGAAGATCGAGATATCTCGAGGGACGGTTCATGATGATCTCGCCCAGACGGTTGAAGCTATCAGCGGTCAGAACCTTTTTGCCTGTTACCAGTGCGGGAACTGCACGGCCGGTTGTCCTGTCTCCTTTGCCATGGACCTCGGTCCCCACCAGGTGATTAGGTATACCCTCTTGGGGCTGGATTCAGAGGTTCTGGCTTCGAACACCTTCTGGATCTGTGCTTCCTGTCTCCAGTGCACCTCGAGATGCCCGAAGGGTTTGGACATAGCCAGGATCATGGAGGCCCTCAGGACCGTGGTCCTGCGGAAGAAGGAGCGCCTCGATCATCTCAGTATGGGTGACCTGACCGAGGAAGAGATCGACCGTACCCCCCAGATTGCCTTCATCAGTGGGTTCCGGAAATTCTTGTCCTAA